Genomic window (Dictyoglomus thermophilum H-6-12):
AGCAATTTTTTTATAATACCTTAAACTAATCATAAGGAGGGATCCCTATGTTAGTTGTCATCCTTATGGGATCAAAGGGAGATCTGGAACATGCAAAAAAAATAGCCCAAACCTTAGAAAAATTTGAGGTCCCATATGTAATGAGGATTGCCTCTGCCCATAAAGTCCCATTGAAAGTATTAGAGATAATAAAAGAGTACGAAAATAAAGATGTGGTCTTCATAACCATAGCAGGAAGAAGTAATGCCCTTTCAGGTTTTACCGATGCCAATACCACAAAACCAGTTATTGCATGTCCTCCCTATAGTGATAAATTTGCAGGAGCAGACATATTTTCCACATTAAGAATGCCTTCTGGTGTAGCTCCCTTAACCATTTTGGAGCCTGAAGAAGCAGCCCTTGCTGCTGTAAAAATGTTAGCTATAAAATATGAAAACTTAATAGATAAGATCAAAAAATATCAGGAAGAAAAGAGACGAGAAATAGAAAAAGCTGATGAAGAGGTGAAAAACAATGGGTAGTGTGAAAGATTTAATAGTAATAGAAAAACCAACAGAAAAAAAACTTGGAAGAGGAAGGTTCCTATTCTCCGACCGATACTCTGTATTTGACTACGGAGAAATGCCTGATCTCATCGACGATAAAGGTAAAGCTATATGTATAGCCACAGCCTATTTTTTTGAAAAATTAGAAAATTTAGGGATTAAAACCCACTATATAGGACTTGTAGAAGATGATAAGATTAAAACACTATACGAACTCAAGGAACCAACAAATGTTATGGAGTTTAAAATG
Coding sequences:
- the purE gene encoding 5-(carboxyamino)imidazole ribonucleotide mutase, whose protein sequence is MLVVILMGSKGDLEHAKKIAQTLEKFEVPYVMRIASAHKVPLKVLEIIKEYENKDVVFITIAGRSNALSGFTDANTTKPVIACPPYSDKFAGADIFSTLRMPSGVAPLTILEPEEAALAAVKMLAIKYENLIDKIKKYQEEKRREIEKADEEVKNNG